Proteins from a single region of Apium graveolens cultivar Ventura chromosome 7, ASM990537v1, whole genome shotgun sequence:
- the LOC141670612 gene encoding protein DETOXIFICATION 54, with protein sequence MADKDLEFSSHKFPTPSQVVEELKELWSMALPITGMNCLVYIRAVVSVLFLGWLGSLELAGGALSIGFTNITGYSVLVGLASGLEPVCSQAYGNKNFDLLTLSLHRMIFILLVTIIPITLLWINLSSIMLFIGQDPDITATAATYCIVSLPDLLTNSFLQPLRVYLRSQGVTQPMMWCTFIAVVFHIPLNYVMVVVMKLGVSGVALASVLTNVNMLVFLCVYVYVYGRWEWNWKWTGGIGGGVGPLLRLAVPSCIGICLEWWWYEIVTVLAGYLPNPRLAVAATGILIQTTSLMYTVPMALAGCVSARVGNELGAGKPYKAKLAAMVALACAFLIGIIHVCWTSIFRDKWAGLFTKDEMLKALVASVMPLMGLCELGNCPQTTGCGILRGTARPAVGARINLGSFYFVGTPVAVGLAFWFSVGFTGLWLGLLSAQVACAISILYAVLVSTDWEGEALKAMKLNELEMVENCENGEENIRFLAKANGNTNC encoded by the exons ATGGCTGATAAAGACCTTGAGTTCTCCTCTCACAAATTCCCTACTCCATCTCAG GTGGTGGAAGAACTGAAGGAGCTATGGTCCATGGCATTACCAATAACAGGAATGAACTGTTTAGTCTACATTCGAGCCGTGGTCTCGGTGCTTTTCCTCGGGTGGCTCGGTAGCTTAGAGCTAGCCGGAGGTGCATTGTCCATAGGGTTTACTAACATTACTGGTTACTCAGTGTTAGTAGGTTTAGCCTCAGGACTCGAACCAGTCTGTAGTCAGGCCTATGGTAACAAGAATTTTGATTTACTGACACTGTCGCTTCATCGTATGATCTTCATTTTACTAGTCACAATTATTCCAATTACTTTGTTATGGATCAATCTTAGCTCAATTATGCTTTTTATTGGTCAAGATCCTGATATTACCGCGACTGCTGCCACGTATTGTATAGTTTCGTTGCCTGATTTGTTGACAAACTCGTTTCTGCAACCGTTGAGGGTTTATTTAAGGTCTCAAGGTGTGACACAACCGATGATGTGGTGCACATTTATCGCGGTTGTGTTTCATATTCCGTTGAATTATGTGATGGTTGTTGTAATGAAGCTTGGTGTTAGTGGTGTTGCATTAGCATCAGTGTTGACTAATGTTAATATGCTGGTGTTTTTGTGTGTTTATGTTTATGTTTATGGGAGGTGGGAGTGGAATTGGAAATGGACAGGGGGGATTGGAGGAGGTGTGGGACCGTTGTTGCGATTAGCGGTTCCGAGTTGTattgggatttgtttggaatgGTGGTGGTATGAAATTGTGACTGTTCTTGCTGGATATTTGCCTAATCCTAGGCTCGCGGTTGCTGCTACTGGGATTTTGATACAGACTACTAGTCTTATGTATACTGTTCCTATGGCTTTGGCTGGTTGTGTTTctgctcgg GTAGGGAATGAACTAGGAGCTGGAAAGCCATATAAGGCAAAGTTAGCTGCAATGGTTGCATTAGCCTGTGCTTTCTTGATTGGGATTATCCATGTTTGTTGGACATCAATATTTCGAGATAAATGGGCTGGATTATTTACTAAAGATGAGATGTTAAAAGCTCTGGTTGCATCAGTTATGCCACTAATGGGGCTCTGTGAGCTCGGAAACTGCCCCCAGACGACCGGTTGTGGCATCCTACGTGGCACCGCGAGGCCAGCAGTGGGTGCACGCATAAATCTCGGATCGTTTTATTTTGTAGGCACTCCGGTAGCTGTTGGTTTAGCGTTTTGGTTCAGTGTCGGGTTCACTGGGCTGTGGTTAGGTCTGCTGTCAGCTCAAGTAGCTTGCGCGATTTCTATTTTATACGCGGTGTTGGTGAGCACGGATTGGGAAGGCGAGGCGTTGAAGGCTATGAAACTTAATGAACTGGAGATGGTGGAGAACTGTGAGAATGGTGAAGAGAATATTAGGTTCCTGGCAAAGGCAAATGGCAATACTAATTGTTGA
- the LOC141674913 gene encoding uncharacterized protein LOC141674913, with protein sequence MALIDKRINDRRDCILGAARGNLAYQKFMFTVYPKFGFSLETKNIDQILSFVHDFERHNLMNAGDKVFSLTYVVAYALTNSHHSIDYKKNEYIELDDVFSEIGYVEEKQFSDISPLDNSWAIDIAKNKPILGQKPRMSFRGRTLEVGESSNTSNKELLYSMSKRVDV encoded by the coding sequence ATGGCTTTAATAGATAAAAGAATCAATGACCGGAGAGATTGTATTTTAGGTGCTGCTAGAGGTAATTTAGCATACCAAAAATTCATGTTTACTGTCTATCCTAAATTTGGTTTTAGTTTAGAAACTAAAAATATtgatcagatattatcttttgtGCATGACTTTGAGAGACATAATCTGATGAATGCAGGTGATAAAGTATTTAGCTTAACTTATGTTGTTGCTTATGCTTTAACCAATAGTCATCATAGCATCGACTATAAGAAAAATGAATATATTGAATTGGACGATGTATTCTCAGAAATAGGATATGTAGAAGAAAAGCAATTTTCAGATATCAGTCCTTTAGATAATTCTTGGGCAATTGATATTGCAAAGAATAAGCCAATTCTAGGACAAAAACCTAGAATGAGTTTTAGAGGAAGAACCTTAGAGGTTGGTGAATCTTCTAATACCTCTAATAAAGAATTACTTTATAGCATGTCCAAAAGAGTTGATGTTTAA